The Diospyros lotus cultivar Yz01 chromosome 15, ASM1463336v1, whole genome shotgun sequence genome has a window encoding:
- the LOC127791625 gene encoding uncharacterized protein LOC127791625, whose protein sequence is MAEVPPERFRIPSIKLYDGSTDPYDHVELFSSHMLVQSGSDTMWCRAFSTTLGGHAWTWYSCLPHRSINRWEELKTCFLAHYAPLKHHRKSSMALMNIKQNQGESLRDFVARFNEKALSIDEFDQRIAMVALQNGLRAGPFAQSLAKTPPRTFTEALARANKYINAEEVMKVKRAEQPDRKEREKEKKKPVAEQKTDYRPS, encoded by the coding sequence ATGGCAGAGGTTCCACcggaaaggtttcgtatcccctccatcaagctctatgacggaAGCACAGATCCCTATGACCACGTtgagcttttctcctctcacatgctggtgcaatcTGGGTCGGACACGATGTGGTGCCGAGCATTTTCGACTACTTTGGGAGGACATGCCTGGACCTGGTACTCCtgccttccccatcgttccatcaaccGCTGGGAAGAGCTGAAGACCTGTTTCTTAGCCCACTACGCTCCCTTGAAGCACCACCgaaagtcttccatggctctgaTGAACATCAAGCAGaaccagggtgaatccctaagggatTTCGTGGCTAGGTTCAACGAAAAGGCGTTAAGTATCGATGAGTTTGACCAGCGAatcgcaatggtggctcttCAAAATGGCTTGAGAGCTGGGCCATTTGCTCAGTCCTTAGCCAAGACTCCGcctcgtactttcacagagGCCCTAGCccgggctaataagtacatcaacGCTGAAGAagtgatgaaggtgaagcgggCGGAACAACCTGAtaggaaggaaagagaaaaggagaagaaaaagccaGTAGCAGAGCAGAAGACGGACTATCGCCCCTCCTAA